GGTATATGATTATTTATTATAGTTTTATACCCAATATAAAGACTTCAACAACAGTATTATTTATTAGATTGCATTGCCAAAACAACACCAGCACCAATAAAAGTTGAGCCAAACACTTTTCCAATTTCTTGTTGTTTCATCGGCCTTAACTTATTACTTGCTTTTACCGCTAACATTGCATAACTAGATAAGCAAAAAAAAGAGCAGCTCATAAAGGTAGCTACAAGCAGCCCAAATTGATAGATAATTGGCTCATTGGCTTGAATAAATTGTGGAAATAGTGCTGTAGTAAAAGCAATCGCTTTAGGGTTAGTTAATGCTACCAATACACCTTGAAAATAAAGATTTTTTAGTCCAATTTGTTTTTTAGGCTGTTGTATATCGCTATGCACTGAGTTAAAACCTAATCCATTACGCCATAATTTTATTCCAACGTAAATTAAGTAAGTTGCCCCCACCATTTTTACGATAAAAAAGCCAGTTGTTGAGTAAAGAATAATAGTGCTTAACCCCATCACAGAGAGGAGTGACATCAAGAAAATGCCAGTGAGATTACCAAAAATTGTACTAATGGTTTTTGTAGGACCATAACAAACACTATGAGTTGACACCAACAATGCAGCAGGTCCTGGAGTAATAGTTGCAACTAAAGCAATAGACAAAAA
This genomic interval from Spartinivicinus ruber contains the following:
- a CDS encoding LysE family translocator encodes the protein MSFDNWLLFLSIALVATITPGPAALLVSTHSVCYGPTKTISTIFGNLTGIFLMSLLSVMGLSTIILYSTTGFFIVKMVGATYLIYVGIKLWRNGLGFNSVHSDIQQPKKQIGLKNLYFQGVLVALTNPKAIAFTTALFPQFIQANEPIIYQFGLLVATFMSCSFFCLSSYAMLAVKASNKLRPMKQQEIGKVFGSTFIGAGVVLAMQSNK